The Phycisphaerae bacterium genome includes a region encoding these proteins:
- a CDS encoding tetratricopeptide repeat protein yields MNAKAVWTLMKERLPAWRRAQDNGHQSSVLLPADEPSPPTKMRPATGIVDASLPDDQRWPAMMRAGTRHYESGEFRLAVDAFRAAAQLARGFGSDDPRLAVSLNDWAEACRACGDWAQALSLCQESLALRGRVLGPSHPHVGVSLHNLGTLFLETGRLAEAALAFERALTLLRGGLGCGHPDVAATLCGLAAVMKAEGHHPDAAEYVRQALAIRQEAFGWRHPEVAACLSALGDIHRELGEYDKARNLCEQALAMTRELLGHEHFAVAAILNNLALLNKTQGRLAEAELLYRQALAIEERTLGPQHPSLAATLNNLAVLCLSLRRLTDAESLLRRALSICRDKSPTNHPDVGLILANLAETCRLSNRLPEAESLCYQALSVAESALPPNHPHRAAILNNLGVILCARGQRKQSKVLLENAAAVLEQRPADDRLAHVVRRNLRA; encoded by the coding sequence ATGAATGCCAAGGCCGTATGGACGCTGATGAAGGAGCGGCTTCCGGCCTGGAGGCGCGCGCAAGACAACGGGCATCAGAGCTCGGTTCTCCTTCCTGCCGACGAGCCATCTCCCCCCACCAAGATGCGGCCGGCAACTGGCATTGTCGATGCCTCCCTGCCCGACGATCAGCGTTGGCCGGCGATGATGCGGGCCGGCACCCGACACTACGAGAGTGGTGAATTCCGCTTGGCCGTCGACGCCTTCCGGGCCGCCGCCCAGTTGGCCCGCGGCTTCGGTTCTGATGACCCGCGCCTGGCGGTGAGCCTCAACGACTGGGCCGAAGCTTGCCGTGCCTGCGGCGACTGGGCGCAGGCCTTGTCGCTCTGCCAGGAATCGCTGGCATTAAGAGGCCGCGTTCTCGGGCCGTCTCACCCCCATGTCGGCGTCAGCCTGCACAACCTCGGCACCCTGTTTCTGGAGACCGGACGACTGGCTGAGGCCGCACTGGCATTTGAGCGAGCCTTGACCCTGTTGCGCGGCGGTCTTGGTTGCGGCCATCCCGATGTCGCTGCCACCCTTTGCGGCCTTGCGGCGGTCATGAAGGCAGAAGGTCATCACCCGGACGCCGCCGAGTACGTCCGCCAGGCGCTGGCCATCCGTCAGGAAGCCTTCGGCTGGAGGCATCCCGAAGTGGCGGCATGCCTCAGTGCGCTCGGAGACATCCACCGCGAACTCGGCGAGTATGACAAGGCACGGAACCTGTGCGAGCAGGCGTTAGCCATGACCCGCGAACTGCTCGGCCATGAGCACTTTGCTGTTGCCGCCATTCTCAACAACCTTGCGCTGCTGAACAAGACCCAGGGACGGTTGGCAGAAGCCGAGCTTCTCTACCGTCAGGCCCTGGCCATCGAGGAGCGCACGTTGGGCCCGCAGCATCCGTCGCTTGCAGCCACGCTCAACAATCTGGCGGTGCTGTGTTTGTCACTGCGACGGCTGACCGATGCCGAGAGTCTTCTCCGGCGGGCCCTGTCGATCTGCCGTGACAAATCGCCGACCAACCATCCGGATGTCGGCCTGATTCTAGCCAATCTCGCCGAGACCTGCCGCCTGTCCAATCGGCTGCCGGAAGCGGAGTCGCTGTGCTACCAAGCTCTTTCGGTTGCGGAATCCGCTCTGCCGCCGAACCACCCGCATCGGGCAGCAATTCTTAACAACCTGGGCGTCATTCTTTGCGCTCGCGGCCAAAGGAAGCAATCGAAGGTCCTCCTCGAAAACGCTGCCGCCGTCCTGGAACAGCGGCCGGCCGACGATCGCCTTGCCCACGTCGTCCGACGGAATCTGCGCGCCTGA
- a CDS encoding ABC transporter ATP-binding protein, producing the protein MPAAIELREVTKRYGDFTAVDRLSLEIREGELFAFLGPNGAGKTTTIKMIAGLLVADDGDIRVCGYAMGRDGRQAKARMAYVPDQPFLYEKLTGREFLDFVGRMYGLSAATIKARAGGLIERLEMGSFLDQLTESYSHGMKQRTVLAAALLHDPKLLVIDEPMVGLDPRTVRTVKEIMWEMTSRGCTVFMSTHTLEVAEAVADRIGIIHRGRLTACGTLEELRAHARRDESLEDIFLRLTADHGNGQAETIPV; encoded by the coding sequence ATGCCCGCAGCCATTGAACTGCGCGAAGTCACCAAGCGGTACGGCGATTTCACCGCCGTCGACCGGCTTTCTTTGGAGATTCGCGAGGGCGAGCTGTTTGCCTTTCTCGGCCCTAACGGCGCGGGCAAGACCACGACGATCAAGATGATTGCCGGTCTGCTGGTGGCCGACGACGGCGACATCCGCGTTTGCGGGTATGCCATGGGCCGCGACGGACGCCAGGCGAAAGCCCGGATGGCCTACGTGCCCGACCAGCCGTTTCTCTACGAAAAGCTGACCGGCCGGGAATTCCTCGATTTCGTCGGTCGCATGTACGGGCTGAGCGCCGCCACAATAAAGGCTCGCGCTGGCGGCCTGATCGAACGACTGGAGATGGGCAGCTTCCTCGATCAGCTTACCGAAAGCTACTCTCACGGGATGAAACAGCGGACCGTCTTGGCCGCCGCGCTGCTGCATGACCCCAAGCTCTTGGTGATCGACGAACCCATGGTCGGACTCGATCCGCGCACCGTCCGCACGGTCAAAGAAATCATGTGGGAAATGACCTCGCGAGGATGCACGGTGTTCATGAGCACCCATACGCTGGAGGTGGCCGAGGCCGTCGCGGACCGGATTGGCATCATTCATCGTGGCAGGCTTACGGCCTGCGGTACCCTCGAGGAACTCCGAGCCCATGCCCGTCGCGACGAATCCCTGGAGGATATCTTCCTGAGGCTGACCGCCGACCACGGAAACGGGCAGGCCGAGACCATCCCGGTATGA
- a CDS encoding phosphodiester glycosidase family protein, with translation MRRLVAMLPGLVGVVVSAAPAEAEELAPGVTYTVYNVAGPNMVHVVAAERLHSEYKLKVGWAQGKRNYTAREGTSTIAGRYDNPPEHDVLSAVNGSYFDGVNLPRLIGIGQSDGQMLDTPAFNSSYQYHTVMVGPSRRPVVRTNFNHVLGTLTFADGHSMPLNQYNFYMNGPLVPINGVAAFTPHFDSSTRSSFITPSMAVEVVLNDVSYPMRSHKEVSGIISAVHTPTEGNAAIPVGGMVLSAWGSTKSEIVSHAHVGDRLRMRFATDAEEFNDSDNALTGIGWVIRNGAAYTPGWANLESGAAPYGRNPRTVLAWNDSYWFQVVCDGRSAASVGMTFQEMASFLVGTLGATEAVNYDGGGSSTMVVNGAIRNVPSDGSERPVANAIMLVKQSTASVFPFTDSFGPAGRLAGWDDKFCYADVVSFSPTSPGGDGYVLKVMNRYGGADSVRRGDFGDTDYTVEADVYCEYRPEAAADGYELSGIIARDSGTGAMGLSSFGKGNCYALLYASDTGLIKAGKYVNGMWTDFAADVPGTPLTGWHRFRIDAYGDRIRYRLDDTAICTVRDSSHPRGYYGVGYHEMFNTDANMRGARVDNFIAHVVPGAILVVDYDDDTDVDQVDFAHLQLCLSGSQVAQILPDCQDARLDNDSDVDADDMAIFIGCLSGSGIPAEPDCMSNP, from the coding sequence GTGAGGCGATTGGTCGCCATGCTGCCCGGACTGGTCGGGGTTGTGGTCTCGGCCGCACCGGCCGAAGCGGAGGAGTTGGCCCCGGGCGTCACCTACACGGTCTACAACGTTGCCGGTCCCAACATGGTCCACGTTGTGGCGGCGGAGCGGCTCCACTCAGAATACAAGCTCAAGGTGGGCTGGGCCCAGGGTAAGCGCAACTACACTGCTCGTGAGGGGACGAGCACGATTGCCGGTCGCTACGACAACCCCCCGGAACACGACGTACTATCGGCGGTCAACGGCTCGTATTTCGACGGCGTTAACCTTCCCCGATTGATCGGCATCGGCCAGTCCGACGGCCAGATGCTGGATACCCCGGCGTTCAACAGCTCGTACCAGTATCACACCGTCATGGTCGGCCCGTCGCGGCGGCCGGTGGTTCGCACGAATTTCAACCACGTGCTCGGCACTCTCACCTTCGCCGACGGCCACTCGATGCCGCTGAATCAGTACAATTTCTACATGAACGGGCCGCTGGTCCCGATCAACGGCGTGGCGGCGTTCACGCCCCACTTTGACAGCTCAACGCGCAGCAGTTTCATCACTCCCTCCATGGCGGTGGAAGTCGTCCTGAACGACGTCAGCTATCCCATGCGCAGCCACAAGGAGGTGTCGGGAATCATCAGCGCGGTGCACACGCCCACGGAAGGGAATGCCGCCATTCCGGTCGGGGGCATGGTCCTGTCCGCGTGGGGCAGCACCAAGAGCGAGATTGTCAGCCACGCCCACGTCGGCGACCGTCTTCGGATGCGGTTCGCGACCGATGCGGAGGAGTTCAACGACTCGGACAACGCTTTAACGGGCATCGGGTGGGTCATTCGCAATGGCGCTGCTTACACGCCCGGATGGGCGAATCTGGAATCGGGCGCGGCGCCTTACGGCCGAAACCCGCGGACGGTCTTGGCCTGGAATGATAGTTACTGGTTCCAGGTGGTGTGCGACGGCCGGTCGGCCGCAAGCGTCGGCATGACCTTTCAGGAAATGGCCAGTTTTCTGGTCGGTACGCTCGGGGCGACGGAAGCAGTCAACTACGACGGCGGCGGCTCATCGACCATGGTTGTCAACGGGGCGATCCGAAACGTCCCCTCGGACGGCAGCGAGCGCCCCGTTGCCAACGCGATCATGTTGGTCAAACAGAGCACCGCGAGCGTGTTTCCTTTTACGGACTCATTCGGACCCGCCGGGCGTCTGGCCGGATGGGATGACAAGTTCTGTTATGCAGACGTTGTGTCTTTCTCGCCGACGTCACCCGGTGGTGATGGATACGTGCTGAAGGTCATGAACAGGTACGGCGGGGCCGATTCCGTCCGGCGGGGTGACTTCGGCGACACCGACTACACGGTGGAGGCCGATGTCTACTGCGAATACCGCCCGGAGGCGGCGGCCGACGGGTACGAGCTGAGCGGCATCATTGCCCGGGACAGCGGCACCGGCGCGATGGGACTGTCCAGCTTCGGGAAGGGCAACTGCTATGCCCTTCTGTATGCCTCAGATACCGGCTTGATCAAGGCAGGCAAGTACGTAAACGGCATGTGGACCGACTTTGCGGCCGATGTGCCCGGGACGCCGCTGACCGGTTGGCATCGGTTCCGAATCGACGCCTACGGCGATCGTATCCGCTATCGGCTGGATGACACCGCCATCTGCACCGTGCGCGACAGTTCACATCCCCGCGGTTATTACGGCGTCGGCTACCATGAGATGTTCAATACCGACGCCAACATGCGAGGCGCCCGAGTCGACAATTTCATCGCTCATGTGGTTCCCGGCGCGATTCTGGTCGTTGATTACGACGACGACACGGATGTGGATCAGGTGGATTTCGCGCACCTGCAATTGTGTCTCAGCGGCTCACAAGTCGCCCAGATTTTGCCCGACTGTCAGGATGCCCGTCTCGATAACGACAGCGACGTGGACGCCGACGATATGGCGATTTTCATCGGGTGCCTATCGGGTTCGGGTATTCCCGCCGAGCCCGACTGCATGTCGAACCCATAG
- a CDS encoding bifunctional 3,4-dihydroxy-2-butanone-4-phosphate synthase/GTP cyclohydrolase II, with protein MGSPFCTIPEAMDELKAGRFVVLVDDERRENEGDLICAAELITPEMVNFMLKEARGVLCVALPRDLCRELDLQPQTTENTATLGTAFTVTIDAHPRFGVTTGVSAADRARTIRRLTEPDVTEDDFCRPGHVNPLMAREGGVLVRAGQTEGTVDLLRLAGMCPVGALIEVMNDDGTMARVPDLVRFCERHKLKMCTIADLIEYRHQREMLVERVETIHFPTPYGRFTLHAYRSLVDIEPHLALCCGGVGERDATGRPVLHEEPVLVRVHSECLTGDVFHSWRCDCGDQLHQSMRMIQEQGKGAIVYLRQEGRGIGLHNKLKAYRLQEQGLDTVEANEHLGFPADKRDYGIGAQILRDLGLRRLRIMTNNPKKISRLELYGIEIVEQVPIIIPPNEVNRAYLRTKKEKMGHLLE; from the coding sequence ATGGGCAGTCCATTCTGTACGATTCCCGAAGCGATGGACGAACTCAAAGCAGGCCGGTTTGTCGTGTTGGTCGACGACGAGCGGCGCGAGAATGAGGGTGATCTGATCTGCGCGGCCGAGCTGATCACCCCCGAGATGGTCAATTTCATGCTGAAGGAGGCTCGTGGCGTCCTCTGTGTGGCTCTGCCTCGTGACCTCTGCCGGGAATTGGACCTTCAGCCCCAGACCACGGAAAACACGGCGACCTTGGGCACGGCGTTCACCGTGACCATTGACGCCCACCCGCGATTCGGTGTCACCACCGGTGTCTCCGCCGCTGACCGGGCAAGGACCATTCGTCGGCTGACCGAACCGGACGTGACTGAGGACGATTTCTGCCGGCCGGGTCACGTTAATCCGCTCATGGCCCGGGAAGGGGGGGTGTTAGTCCGGGCCGGGCAGACCGAGGGCACCGTGGACCTTCTGCGCCTCGCGGGTATGTGCCCGGTCGGAGCGTTGATCGAAGTCATGAACGACGACGGTACGATGGCCCGTGTGCCCGATCTGGTGCGGTTCTGTGAGCGGCACAAGCTCAAGATGTGCACGATTGCCGATCTGATCGAGTACCGGCATCAGCGGGAGATGCTGGTTGAGCGAGTCGAGACGATTCATTTCCCGACGCCCTACGGCCGGTTCACGCTCCACGCGTACAGGTCGCTGGTAGATATCGAGCCGCACCTGGCGCTGTGCTGCGGAGGCGTGGGGGAACGTGATGCCACCGGCCGACCCGTGTTGCATGAGGAGCCGGTGCTGGTCCGCGTCCACTCGGAATGCCTGACGGGCGATGTCTTTCATTCCTGGCGATGCGATTGCGGCGATCAACTCCACCAGTCCATGCGCATGATCCAGGAGCAAGGCAAGGGGGCGATCGTCTATCTGCGACAGGAGGGCCGCGGCATCGGCCTGCACAACAAGCTCAAGGCCTACCGCCTCCAGGAGCAGGGACTGGACACGGTCGAGGCCAACGAGCACTTGGGCTTCCCGGCCGACAAACGAGACTACGGCATCGGGGCCCAGATTCTCCGCGACCTGGGCCTCCGGCGGCTGCGAATCATGACCAACAACCCCAAGAAGATCAGCCGCCTGGAGCTTTACGGCATCGAAATCGTCGAACAGGTGCCCATTATCATTCCGCCTAACGAGGTCAACCGGGCTTACCTGCGGACCAAGAAGGAGAAGATGGGGCACCTGTTGGAGTAG
- a CDS encoding LacI family DNA-binding transcriptional regulator has translation MLPFAKKGPCRPTIRAIAEMAGVSRTTVSLILANRRDMIDRFRPETVDRVRKAAETLGYRANLLALSLRSPRPSFFALVLRGPGQVDPDSVSWHHQAFEGMFLAGALEASRALRLYPVVATQDLPKTEDSLLALTEVLEGGVFGAVIRSPVAVLHEPLSRHIQQGMPIVTVFPERPDLYPTNVIDLDNAATGELAGRLLHEAGRRRWLFLLQADVWEALRIRLAGLRRSAEQAGSSLEELVVPAHLAEADVPGWLAARLKDMKIDGVYAPSALSAVRALYACTAGGLRVPEDVCVVGTDAALWRARGFPIITSIDVSWFRAGDLAVRRMAELRDSGESFFENVCLPPIVHAGDSCPSNLSGPVTATAGEPQRV, from the coding sequence ATGCTACCGTTCGCCAAGAAAGGACCGTGTCGACCTACAATCCGCGCCATCGCCGAGATGGCTGGTGTCTCGCGCACCACGGTCTCGCTGATCTTGGCCAACCGGCGGGACATGATTGACCGTTTTCGCCCGGAAACGGTCGATCGTGTGCGAAAAGCCGCCGAAACCCTTGGATACCGGGCCAACTTGCTGGCGCTCAGTCTCCGAAGCCCCCGTCCGTCGTTTTTCGCCCTGGTTCTCCGAGGCCCCGGCCAAGTCGACCCCGATTCGGTTTCATGGCATCATCAGGCTTTTGAAGGCATGTTTCTGGCCGGAGCGCTCGAGGCCTCACGGGCTCTCCGATTGTATCCTGTTGTCGCCACGCAAGATCTGCCCAAAACAGAAGATTCGCTTCTTGCTTTGACCGAGGTGCTGGAGGGCGGCGTTTTCGGCGCCGTGATCCGGTCTCCGGTCGCGGTTTTGCACGAGCCGTTGAGCCGTCACATTCAACAAGGCATGCCGATCGTGACGGTATTCCCGGAGCGTCCCGACCTGTACCCCACGAACGTCATTGACTTGGACAACGCCGCCACGGGCGAACTGGCAGGCCGTTTGCTCCACGAGGCGGGGCGGCGCCGCTGGCTGTTTCTGTTGCAGGCAGATGTTTGGGAGGCGTTACGCATCCGGCTGGCAGGTCTTCGGCGGTCCGCTGAACAAGCGGGATCATCGCTGGAGGAGCTGGTTGTTCCGGCCCACCTTGCGGAAGCTGACGTGCCCGGTTGGCTGGCCGCGAGGCTCAAGGATATGAAGATCGACGGGGTCTACGCACCGTCGGCTCTCTCAGCGGTGCGAGCGCTTTATGCCTGCACGGCCGGGGGGCTGAGAGTCCCTGAGGACGTCTGCGTCGTCGGCACCGATGCCGCCTTGTGGCGAGCCCGCGGGTTTCCGATCATCACGTCGATAGACGTTTCGTGGTTCAGGGCAGGCGATCTGGCAGTCCGCCGAATGGCGGAACTACGAGACAGTGGAGAATCGTTCTTCGAGAACGTCTGCCTCCCGCCGATTGTTCATGCGGGCGACAGTTGTCCGAGCAACCTGAGCGGACCGGTCACGGCAACTGCCGGTGAACCACAGCGGGTTTGA
- a CDS encoding thiamine phosphate synthase produces MLTREIARILDANLNRTREALRVMEDYVRFVLDDPAGCAVLKQLRHDLRECVRHVSLEDLLGARDTPGDVGTGISTESERHRTDARDACVASAKRLSEALRTIEEYAKTFDVGLSAAMESLRYRAYEVEQRVIMRGPRSARFARVRLYVLVTASMCRRDWLETAAEAIAGGADCIQLREKGMDDGELLVRARRLSALCRERAVVFIVNDRPDIAVLSDADGVHLGQTDMPVADARRILGPDRLIGLSTHTPEQFRAALRLTPDYIAVGPMFASATKPQEHVPGPSLLALAESETSIPVVPVGGITVDNMGILRQAGARRLCVCSTVISSDDPRTVARALLG; encoded by the coding sequence ATGCTCACTCGTGAAATCGCCAGAATCCTGGACGCTAACCTCAACCGGACCCGCGAGGCGCTGCGGGTGATGGAAGACTACGTTCGCTTCGTGCTGGACGATCCGGCAGGCTGTGCGGTGCTCAAGCAGTTGCGTCACGATCTTCGTGAATGCGTCAGGCACGTTTCTCTGGAAGACCTGCTGGGTGCGCGAGACACGCCGGGAGACGTCGGGACCGGCATCTCCACGGAGTCTGAACGGCATCGGACGGATGCCCGCGATGCCTGCGTCGCCTCGGCTAAGCGGTTGTCCGAGGCCCTGCGGACCATTGAGGAGTATGCCAAGACGTTTGACGTCGGCCTGTCGGCGGCGATGGAATCGCTGCGCTACCGTGCGTACGAAGTCGAGCAGCGGGTGATCATGCGCGGGCCACGTTCCGCACGGTTCGCCAGGGTGCGGCTCTACGTGCTGGTGACCGCGTCGATGTGCCGTCGCGATTGGCTGGAAACGGCCGCCGAGGCGATTGCCGGCGGGGCCGATTGCATCCAGCTTCGCGAGAAGGGCATGGACGACGGCGAGTTGCTGGTCCGGGCCCGCCGGTTGTCGGCTCTTTGCCGCGAACGGGCAGTGGTATTCATTGTCAATGACCGGCCGGACATCGCGGTCCTCAGCGACGCCGACGGCGTCCACCTTGGCCAGACGGACATGCCTGTTGCCGACGCTCGGCGTATCCTGGGGCCTGATCGGCTCATCGGTCTGAGCACGCACACGCCCGAACAATTCAGGGCGGCGCTTCGCCTGACTCCGGACTACATTGCCGTCGGGCCGATGTTCGCCTCCGCCACCAAACCGCAGGAGCACGTGCCCGGCCCCTCCCTGCTGGCCTTGGCCGAATCCGAGACGTCAATTCCGGTCGTACCCGTAGGTGGCATCACCGTCGATAACATGGGTATACTGAGGCAAGCCGGGGCCAGACGGTTGTGCGTATGTTCCACCGTCATCAGTTCGGACGATCCGCGGACGGTCGCCCGCGCGCTTCTCGGCTGA
- a CDS encoding prepilin-type N-terminal cleavage/methylation domain-containing protein gives MKSPLRTGFTLIEVLVVVAIIALLIAILLPSLSRARKEVQAAVCASNMRQGIQGVVLRQAETQMRKEYWSTNFGWAVHSLKQNKGQTELFTCPSDPKPRPIPAVQDRLYSDAAGTDYRGVTTGDAIFCRLARNGSTWTTDIEDQVDETLFGGDAYSDNDGDFLIQYTVASRETFAPAKMWKPGSTAWRHDVMTYKGEIIAQNVSSSGVIKTVPILWMSFSANASAGFKNARGTPVLIVEGAKFGIFAEALGSNYPSDNLARALRFRHGGLVKREGIEGAEWIGNYTGGAWPAAPPQTGSLGNSRDLDYQPRERMNAGFLDAHVERMGWWEMFRMHPTVPTNKPSPVIPLWFGSRKGDISFD, from the coding sequence ATGAAAAGCCCTTTGCGAACCGGATTTACGTTGATCGAGGTCCTGGTCGTTGTCGCGATCATCGCTCTTCTCATTGCCATTCTACTGCCCTCGTTGTCAAGAGCCCGCAAGGAGGTCCAGGCCGCCGTGTGCGCCAGCAACATGCGCCAGGGCATTCAGGGCGTCGTGTTGCGGCAGGCCGAGACGCAGATGCGCAAAGAGTACTGGAGCACGAATTTCGGCTGGGCCGTGCACTCGCTCAAGCAGAACAAAGGGCAAACGGAGTTGTTCACCTGCCCATCTGACCCCAAGCCGCGTCCCATACCCGCAGTGCAGGACAGGCTGTACAGCGATGCGGCGGGGACGGACTACCGTGGCGTCACTACCGGCGATGCCATCTTCTGTCGTCTGGCTCGCAATGGCAGCACCTGGACGACGGACATAGAAGACCAAGTGGATGAAACGCTCTTCGGCGGCGATGCTTACTCGGACAACGACGGGGACTTTCTGATACAATACACGGTTGCGAGTCGCGAGACTTTTGCTCCGGCCAAGATGTGGAAGCCCGGCTCCACCGCGTGGCGTCATGATGTCATGACCTACAAGGGTGAGATCATCGCCCAGAACGTGTCGTCCAGCGGGGTGATCAAGACCGTGCCCATTCTTTGGATGAGCTTTTCGGCGAATGCCAGCGCGGGCTTCAAAAATGCCAGGGGTACCCCCGTCCTCATAGTCGAAGGGGCGAAATTCGGCATCTTCGCCGAGGCCTTGGGTTCCAACTACCCATCCGACAACCTCGCGAGGGCCCTGCGGTTCCGACACGGCGGCCTTGTCAAGAGGGAGGGCATCGAAGGCGCGGAATGGATTGGCAACTATACGGGCGGTGCCTGGCCGGCTGCGCCGCCGCAGACCGGATCGCTTGGCAACTCCCGGGACTTGGACTATCAACCGCGGGAGAGAATGAACGCCGGTTTTCTGGACGCCCATGTCGAGCGAATGGGTTGGTGGGAAATGTTCAGGATGCACCCGACCGTACCGACCAACAAGCCCTCGCCTGTGATCCCGCTGTGGTTTGGCAGCCGGAAAGGCGATATCAGCTTTGATTGA